One window from the genome of Thermus sediminis encodes:
- a CDS encoding alpha-ketoacid dehydrogenase subunit beta, which translates to MVRERTRVLNLVQAINEALDLALARDERVLVFGEDVGRLGGVFRVTEGLQAKHGESRVFDTPLAESGILGLAIGLAMGGMRPVAEIQFAGFLYPALDQILSHLGRWRHRSRGRVGLPVVVRAPYGGGVHTPEQHADSPEAFLCHTPGVKVVIPASPERAKGLLLSAIEDEDPVFFLEAIKLYRGARAEVPEGYYTLPLGKARVVREGKAATLIGYGGMVEVMLEAAEVAQREGVEVTVVDLETLVPLDEDTLLEAVRATGRAIVVYEAMRTGGFGAEIAARIAEGAIDHLQAPVLRVAGYDAPYPPFSAIEHLYRPNARRVLAALRKVLTY; encoded by the coding sequence ATGGTGAGGGAAAGGACGCGGGTCCTCAACCTGGTCCAAGCCATCAACGAGGCCCTGGACCTGGCCCTAGCCCGGGACGAGAGGGTCCTGGTCTTCGGGGAGGACGTGGGGAGGCTTGGGGGGGTCTTCCGGGTCACGGAGGGCCTTCAGGCCAAGCACGGGGAGAGCAGGGTCTTTGACACCCCCCTGGCGGAAAGCGGCATCCTGGGCCTGGCCATCGGCCTGGCCATGGGGGGGATGCGTCCCGTGGCCGAGATCCAGTTCGCGGGGTTCTTGTACCCCGCCCTGGACCAGATCCTCTCCCACCTGGGGCGCTGGCGGCACCGCAGCAGGGGCCGGGTGGGCCTGCCCGTGGTGGTGCGGGCTCCCTACGGCGGGGGCGTCCACACCCCCGAGCAGCACGCGGACTCCCCCGAGGCCTTCCTCTGCCACACCCCGGGGGTCAAGGTGGTGATCCCCGCAAGCCCGGAAAGGGCCAAGGGGCTTCTCCTTTCCGCCATAGAGGACGAGGACCCGGTCTTCTTCCTGGAGGCCATCAAGCTCTACCGGGGGGCCAGGGCCGAGGTGCCCGAGGGGTACTACACCCTGCCCTTGGGGAAGGCCCGGGTGGTGCGGGAGGGGAAGGCGGCCACCCTCATCGGCTACGGGGGGATGGTGGAGGTGATGCTGGAGGCGGCGGAGGTGGCCCAAAGGGAGGGGGTGGAGGTCACCGTGGTGGACCTGGAGACCTTGGTCCCCCTGGACGAGGACACCCTCTTGGAGGCGGTGAGGGCTACGGGCCGGGCCATCGTGGTCTACGAGGCCATGCGCACCGGGGGCTTTGGGGCGGAGATCGCCGCCCGCATCGCCGAGGGGGCCATAGACCACCTCCAGGCCCCCGTCCTGCGGGTGGCGGGGTACGACGCCCCCTACCCTCCTTTTAGCGCCATTGAGCACCTTTACCGGCCCAACGCCAGAAGGGTTCTGGCCGCCCTCAGGAAGGTGCTAACCTATTAG
- a CDS encoding type II toxin-antitoxin system HicB family antitoxin, with translation MRYTVLLRPDPETPGVWLAEVPAIPWCVTFGHSPEEALENAKDALAAALEALEALGEAPPPDVAVAQVSLDAA, from the coding sequence ATGCGCTACACCGTCCTCCTTCGTCCCGACCCGGAGACCCCCGGGGTGTGGCTGGCCGAGGTGCCCGCTATCCCTTGGTGCGTCACCTTCGGGCACTCCCCGGAAGAGGCTCTGGAAAACGCCAAGGACGCGTTGGCGGCTGCCCTGGAAGCCCTCGAGGCCCTAGGGGAAGCTCCGCCTCCCGACGTGGCGGTGGCCCAGGTCTCCCTGGATGCCGCCTAA
- a CDS encoding ABC transporter ATP-binding protein — translation MRLLVQNIHKRFGKLEALKGVSLELGAGEILGLLGPNGAGKTTLIKIVLGLLLPDGGEVVLVEGERRKRPQGYEFGVLLEGSRNLYVNLSLLTNALYFGGIRGLSPREVRPRFEAWLERFGLRDRLHAPLASLSRGMQQKAALALALALNPRFLLLDEPTLGLDPVSRKELEAILLDLKGEGWGILLTSHDLESVERVSDRVAFLHRGEVLREGPTRSLLREWAGEGYRVRIAEPKAEALAGALGPEWLVEAPDRLFFLGPWEALREALARLPVEALEVSQGTPSLESLFLRLFKDPSPQA, via the coding sequence ATGCGGCTTTTAGTGCAAAACATTCACAAGCGCTTCGGAAAGCTGGAGGCCCTGAAGGGGGTGAGCCTGGAGCTTGGCGCTGGGGAGATCCTGGGTCTCCTCGGGCCCAACGGGGCAGGCAAGACCACCCTCATCAAGATCGTCCTCGGCCTCCTCCTCCCCGATGGGGGGGAGGTGGTCCTGGTGGAAGGGGAAAGGCGGAAGCGGCCCCAGGGCTACGAGTTCGGCGTCCTCCTGGAGGGAAGCCGCAACCTCTACGTGAACCTCTCCCTCCTCACCAACGCCCTCTACTTCGGGGGCATCCGGGGGCTTTCCCCCAGGGAGGTGCGGCCCCGGTTTGAGGCCTGGTTGGAGCGCTTCGGCCTCAGGGACCGCCTCCACGCCCCCCTGGCCTCCCTCTCCCGGGGGATGCAGCAGAAGGCCGCCCTGGCCCTGGCCCTCGCCCTCAACCCCCGCTTCCTCCTCCTGGACGAGCCCACGCTGGGTCTGGACCCCGTGAGCCGCAAGGAGCTGGAGGCCATCCTCCTGGACCTGAAGGGGGAGGGGTGGGGGATCCTCCTCACCTCCCACGACCTGGAGAGCGTGGAGCGGGTGAGCGACCGGGTGGCCTTCCTCCACCGGGGGGAGGTGCTGCGGGAGGGCCCCACCCGGTCCCTCCTCCGGGAGTGGGCCGGGGAGGGGTACCGGGTGCGCATTGCCGAGCCCAAGGCGGAGGCCCTGGCGGGGGCCTTGGGGCCGGAGTGGCTGGTTGAGGCCCCGGACCGTCTCTTCTTTCTGGGGCCCTGGGAAGCCCTGAGGGAGGCCCTGGCAAGGCTTCCTGTGGAGGCCCTCGAGGTCTCCCAGGGGACGCCCAGCCTGGAAAGCCTCTTCCTCCGCCTCTTCAAGGACCCCTCCCCCCAGGCATAA
- a CDS encoding Uma2 family endonuclease translates to MVKTRLKAEEFFALPLKRGELVDGEVREEMPPKPGHGRIAGEVFFRIRLWLEETKLGVAGVEGGFILRRDPDRVRSPDVWFLSHERLKEVAREGFYEGAPDLAVEVVSPGEEAEGVLAKVLDYLEAGAKAVWLVYPELQAVEVYRRGGEGRLLRPGEVLEGGEALPGFRLPLKDLFGA, encoded by the coding sequence ATGGTCAAGACCCGCCTCAAGGCCGAGGAGTTCTTCGCCTTGCCCCTAAAGCGGGGGGAGCTTGTGGACGGGGAGGTCCGGGAGGAGATGCCGCCCAAGCCGGGGCACGGTAGGATCGCTGGCGAGGTCTTCTTCCGCATTCGCCTTTGGCTGGAGGAGACCAAGCTCGGCGTGGCCGGGGTGGAGGGAGGGTTTATCCTGAGGCGGGACCCCGACCGGGTGCGGAGCCCTGACGTCTGGTTCCTCTCCCACGAAAGGCTCAAGGAGGTGGCCCGGGAAGGCTTCTACGAGGGGGCGCCGGACCTCGCCGTGGAGGTGGTCTCCCCGGGGGAGGAGGCGGAGGGGGTTTTGGCCAAGGTCCTGGACTATCTGGAGGCGGGGGCCAAGGCGGTGTGGCTGGTCTACCCCGAGCTCCAGGCGGTGGAGGTCTACAGGCGGGGCGGGGAGGGAAGGCTTTTGCGGCCCGGAGAGGTCCTGGAGGGGGGCGAGGCCCTTCCCGGCTTCCGCCTTCCCCTGAAGGACCTCTTTGGGGCCTAA
- the metX gene encoding homoserine O-acetyltransferase MetX, which translates to MSEIALEAWGEHEALLLKPPRSPLTIPPPKPRTAVLFPRREGFYTELGGYLPEVRLRFETYGGLSRKRDNAVLVFHALTGSAHLAGVYDEATFQSLSPLERAFGREGWWDSLVGPGRILDPALYYVISANHLGSCYGSTGPLSLDPRTGKPYGKDFPPLTLRDLARAQARLLDHLGVEKATVIGGSLGGMVALEFALMYPERVKKLVVLAAPARHGPWARAFNHLSRQAILLDPEYRRGNPTPRGMALARGIAMMSYRAPEGFAARWQEAPEMGEAYLDYQGEKFLKRFHAESYLVLSRAMDTHDVGRGRGGVEKALRRLRNLPALFVGIDTDLLYPAWEVREAARLAGARYREIKSPHGHDAFLIETDQVEEILEAFLP; encoded by the coding sequence ATGAGCGAGATCGCCCTGGAGGCCTGGGGGGAGCACGAGGCCCTCCTCCTCAAGCCCCCCCGCTCCCCCCTCACCATCCCCCCGCCCAAGCCCCGCACCGCCGTCCTCTTCCCCAGGCGGGAGGGGTTTTACACGGAGCTCGGGGGCTACCTCCCCGAGGTGCGCCTCCGCTTCGAGACCTACGGGGGGCTTTCCCGCAAGCGGGACAACGCCGTCCTCGTCTTCCACGCCCTCACGGGAAGCGCCCACCTGGCGGGGGTCTACGACGAGGCCACCTTCCAAAGCCTCTCCCCCCTGGAAAGGGCCTTCGGCCGGGAGGGCTGGTGGGATAGCCTCGTGGGCCCGGGAAGGATCCTAGACCCCGCCCTCTACTACGTGATCTCCGCCAACCACCTGGGAAGCTGCTACGGCTCCACCGGACCCCTCTCCTTAGACCCCAGGACGGGGAAGCCCTACGGCAAGGACTTCCCGCCCCTCACCCTCCGGGACCTGGCCCGGGCCCAGGCGAGGCTTCTGGACCACCTGGGGGTGGAGAAGGCCACGGTGATCGGGGGAAGCTTGGGGGGAATGGTGGCCCTGGAGTTCGCCCTCATGTACCCGGAGCGGGTCAAAAAACTGGTGGTCCTCGCCGCCCCCGCCCGGCACGGCCCCTGGGCCCGGGCCTTCAACCACCTCTCCCGCCAGGCCATCCTCCTGGACCCCGAGTACCGAAGGGGAAATCCCACCCCTAGGGGGATGGCCCTGGCCCGGGGCATCGCCATGATGAGCTACCGGGCCCCCGAGGGGTTCGCCGCCCGCTGGCAGGAGGCCCCGGAGATGGGGGAGGCCTACCTGGACTACCAGGGGGAGAAGTTCCTAAAGCGCTTCCACGCGGAAAGCTACCTGGTCCTCTCCCGGGCCATGGACACCCACGACGTGGGCCGGGGGCGGGGGGGCGTGGAAAAGGCCCTAAGGCGGCTTAGGAACCTCCCCGCCCTTTTCGTGGGCATCGACACCGACCTCCTCTACCCCGCCTGGGAGGTGCGGGAGGCGGCCCGCCTAGCCGGGGCCCGGTACCGGGAGATCAAAAGCCCCCACGGCCACGACGCCTTCCTCATAGAGACCGACCAGGTGGAGGAGATCCTCGAGGCCTTCCTCCCCTAA
- the pdhA gene encoding pyruvate dehydrogenase (acetyl-transferring) E1 component subunit alpha: MKLKPVAYLERGEFPLEEGEALRLYRAMRRARFFDEKAVTLQRQGRLGVYPPFMGQEAAQVGVALALGEGDFVVPSYRESALLLAKGLPIHVLLLYWRAHPAGWGFPQGFRGVNPYIPIATQIPQAVGLALAGRYRGEDWVVAVSIGDGGTSEGDFHEGLNFAAVFSAPVVFLVQNNGYAISVPRSRQMRVDYIARRAEGYGMPGVVVDGNDAFAVYLEAKKAVERARRGEGPTLLEALTYRLAPHTTSDDPSRYRTREEEEAWRKKDPILRLRKALEERGLWDEERERGLLEELEEEFQRELALADQAPEPRPEEIVEHVYKEMGPDQRRAHEALRRGLHVEEAW; the protein is encoded by the coding sequence GTGAAGCTAAAGCCTGTGGCCTACTTGGAAAGGGGCGAGTTTCCCCTGGAGGAGGGGGAGGCCCTGAGGCTCTACCGGGCCATGCGCCGGGCCCGGTTCTTTGACGAGAAGGCCGTCACCCTCCAGCGCCAGGGGCGGCTTGGGGTCTACCCCCCCTTCATGGGCCAGGAGGCGGCCCAGGTGGGCGTGGCCCTGGCCCTAGGGGAAGGGGACTTTGTGGTGCCCTCCTACCGGGAAAGCGCCCTGCTCCTCGCCAAGGGCCTTCCCATCCACGTCCTCCTCCTCTACTGGCGGGCCCACCCGGCGGGCTGGGGCTTTCCCCAGGGCTTCCGGGGGGTGAACCCCTATATCCCCATCGCCACCCAGATCCCCCAGGCGGTGGGCCTGGCCCTGGCGGGGCGGTATAGGGGGGAAGACTGGGTGGTGGCCGTCTCCATCGGGGACGGGGGGACCAGCGAGGGGGACTTCCACGAGGGGCTGAACTTCGCCGCAGTCTTTAGTGCCCCCGTGGTCTTCCTGGTGCAGAACAACGGCTACGCCATCAGCGTTCCCCGCTCCCGGCAGATGCGGGTGGACTACATCGCCAGGAGGGCCGAGGGGTACGGGATGCCTGGGGTGGTGGTGGACGGGAACGACGCCTTCGCCGTCTACCTGGAGGCCAAGAAGGCGGTGGAAAGGGCGAGGCGGGGGGAGGGGCCCACCCTCCTCGAGGCCCTCACCTACCGCCTGGCCCCCCACACCACCTCCGACGACCCCAGCCGCTACCGCACCCGGGAGGAGGAGGAGGCCTGGCGGAAGAAGGACCCCATCCTGCGCCTGCGGAAGGCCCTGGAGGAACGGGGCCTCTGGGACGAGGAGCGGGAGAGGGGCCTTCTAGAGGAGCTGGAGGAGGAGTTCCAAAGGGAGCTCGCCCTGGCGGACCAGGCCCCCGAGCCCCGGCCTGAGGAGATCGTGGAGCACGTGTACAAGGAGATGGGCCCCGACCAGAGGCGGGCCCACGAGGCCTTGAGGCGGGGCCTCCACGTGGAGGAGGCATGGTGA
- a CDS encoding O-acetylhomoserine aminocarboxypropyltransferase/cysteine synthase family protein — protein sequence MRFETLQLHAGYTPEPTTLSRQVPIYPTTSYVFTSPEHAADLFALRTFGNIYSRIMNPTVDVLEKRLAALEGGKAALATSSGHAAQFLALTAIAGAGDNLVSTPNLYGGTFNQFKVTLRRLGIEVRFTSREEAPEEFLALTDERTRAWWVESIGNPALNIPDLEALAQAAREKGVALFVDNTFGMGGYLLRPLEWGAAVVTHSLTKWVGGHGAVIAGAIVDGGSFPWENGRYPLLTEPQPGYHGLRLTEAFGDLAFILKARVDGLRDQGQALGPFEAWVVLLGMETLSLRAERHVENTLHLAYWLREHPQVAWVNYPGLPDHPHHQRAQKYFRGRPGAVLTFGLKGGYEAAKAFISRLKLISHLANVGDTRTLAIHPASTTHSQLSPKEQAQAGVAPETIRLSVGLEHVEDLKAELEEALG from the coding sequence ATGCGCTTTGAGACCTTACAACTGCACGCCGGGTACACGCCGGAACCCACGACCCTAAGCCGCCAGGTCCCCATCTATCCCACCACGAGCTACGTCTTCACTAGCCCCGAGCACGCCGCCGACCTCTTCGCCCTTAGGACCTTCGGCAACATTTACTCCCGCATCATGAACCCCACGGTGGACGTCCTGGAGAAGCGCTTGGCGGCCCTAGAAGGGGGGAAGGCGGCCCTGGCCACCTCTAGCGGCCACGCCGCCCAGTTCCTGGCCCTCACCGCCATCGCCGGGGCGGGGGACAACCTTGTCTCCACCCCCAACCTCTACGGGGGTACCTTCAACCAGTTCAAGGTCACCCTGAGGCGCCTGGGGATCGAGGTGCGCTTCACCTCCCGGGAAGAAGCCCCCGAGGAGTTCCTGGCCCTCACCGACGAGAGGACCCGGGCCTGGTGGGTGGAGTCCATCGGCAACCCCGCCCTCAACATCCCCGACCTCGAGGCCCTGGCCCAAGCGGCCCGGGAGAAGGGCGTGGCCCTCTTCGTGGACAACACCTTCGGCATGGGAGGCTACCTCCTTAGGCCCTTGGAATGGGGGGCCGCGGTGGTCACCCACTCCCTCACCAAATGGGTGGGGGGGCACGGGGCGGTGATCGCCGGGGCCATCGTGGACGGGGGGAGCTTCCCCTGGGAGAACGGCCGCTACCCCCTTCTCACCGAGCCCCAGCCGGGCTACCACGGCCTCCGGCTTACGGAGGCTTTCGGGGACCTGGCCTTCATCCTCAAGGCCCGGGTGGATGGCCTCCGGGACCAGGGGCAGGCCCTGGGGCCCTTTGAGGCCTGGGTGGTCCTCCTGGGGATGGAAACCCTCTCCTTGAGGGCCGAGCGCCACGTGGAGAACACCCTGCACCTGGCCTACTGGCTTAGGGAGCACCCCCAGGTGGCCTGGGTCAACTACCCGGGGCTTCCGGACCACCCCCACCACCAGAGGGCCCAGAAGTATTTCAGGGGAAGGCCGGGAGCCGTCCTCACCTTCGGCCTCAAGGGAGGCTACGAGGCGGCCAAAGCCTTCATCTCCCGCCTCAAGCTCATCTCCCACCTGGCCAACGTGGGGGACACCCGGACCCTCGCCATCCACCCCGCCTCCACCACCCACTCCCAGCTCTCCCCAAAGGAGCAGGCCCAAGCCGGGGTGGCCCCGGAGACCATCCGCCTCTCCGTGGGCTTGGAGCACGTGGAGGACCTGAAGGCGGAGCTAGAGGAGGCCCTGGGATGA
- the hemL gene encoding glutamate-1-semialdehyde 2,1-aminomutase, whose product MERPISEAYFQEAKRHIPGGVSSPVRAFRAVGGTPPYLVRGEGAYVWDIDGNRYLDYVLSWGPLILGHAHPRVLARVRETLERGLTFGAPHPLEVELAKKVKRAYPGVELVRFVSSGTEATMSALRLARGFTGRDLIVKFRGNYHGHADGLLVEAGSGALTLGVPSSAGVPEAYARLTLVLKYNDAEGLREVLKRRGEEIAAIIFEPVVGNAGVLVPTEDFLKALHEAQAYGALLIADEVMTGFRLAPGGATERFGLKPDLVALGKVLGGGLPAAAYGGRREIMEKVAPLGPVYQAGTLSGNPLAMASGLATLETLEANPHFYAHLEEVGARLEEGLGEVLARKGVPHAVNRVGSMLTVFFTEGPVRTFAEAKRTDLELFKRFFHGLLARGVYWPPSNFEAAFLSIAHGEEEVARTLEALDQAL is encoded by the coding sequence ATGGAGCGGCCCATCTCTGAGGCCTACTTCCAGGAGGCGAAAAGGCATATCCCCGGGGGCGTGTCCAGCCCGGTGCGGGCCTTCAGGGCGGTGGGGGGGACCCCCCCTTACCTGGTGCGGGGTGAGGGGGCCTATGTGTGGGACATAGACGGGAACCGCTACCTGGACTACGTGCTGAGCTGGGGGCCCCTGATCCTGGGCCACGCCCACCCTAGGGTCCTCGCCCGGGTGCGGGAGACCCTGGAGCGGGGCCTCACCTTCGGGGCCCCCCACCCCCTCGAGGTGGAGCTGGCCAAGAAGGTGAAGCGGGCCTACCCCGGCGTGGAGCTGGTGCGCTTCGTGAGCTCGGGGACGGAGGCCACCATGAGCGCCCTGAGGCTCGCCCGGGGGTTTACGGGCCGGGACCTCATCGTCAAGTTCCGGGGCAACTACCACGGCCACGCGGACGGCCTCCTGGTGGAGGCGGGAAGCGGGGCCCTCACCCTGGGGGTGCCCTCCTCGGCCGGGGTTCCCGAGGCCTACGCCCGGCTCACCCTGGTCCTGAAGTACAACGACGCCGAGGGCCTCCGGGAGGTCCTGAAGCGCCGGGGCGAGGAGATCGCCGCCATCATCTTTGAGCCCGTGGTGGGGAACGCCGGGGTCCTGGTCCCCACGGAGGACTTCCTCAAGGCCCTCCACGAGGCCCAGGCCTACGGGGCCCTCCTCATCGCCGACGAGGTGATGACGGGCTTCCGCCTGGCCCCAGGCGGGGCCACGGAGCGTTTTGGCCTCAAGCCCGACCTCGTCGCTCTGGGCAAGGTCCTGGGCGGGGGGCTCCCCGCCGCCGCCTACGGGGGAAGGCGGGAGATCATGGAGAAGGTGGCCCCTCTAGGCCCTGTGTACCAGGCGGGGACCCTCTCCGGGAACCCCCTGGCCATGGCCTCGGGCCTGGCCACCCTGGAGACCCTGGAGGCGAACCCCCATTTCTACGCCCACCTGGAGGAGGTGGGGGCCAGGCTGGAGGAGGGGCTAGGGGAGGTCCTCGCCAGAAAGGGCGTGCCCCACGCGGTGAACCGGGTGGGGTCCATGCTCACCGTCTTCTTCACCGAAGGCCCCGTGCGCACCTTCGCCGAGGCCAAGCGCACGGATTTGGAGCTCTTCAAGCGCTTCTTCCACGGCCTCCTGGCCCGGGGCGTGTACTGGCCGCCCTCCAACTTTGAGGCCGCCTTCCTCTCCATCGCCCACGGGGAAGAGGAGGTGGCGAGGACCCTCGAGGCCCTGGATCAGGCTCTATAA
- the mnmE gene encoding tRNA uridine-5-carboxymethylaminomethyl(34) synthesis GTPase MnmE yields the protein MNLKDPICAIATPPGKGAIGVVRLSGEGALEIAAQAFRGKDPRRLKGGRFTVGEVVDPWTGETIDQALLLVFRAPRSYTGEDLVEFQTHGSPAVLKRVMEVLVGLGARPAGRGEFTLRAYLNGRLDLAQAEAVLALVEAEGELARRQALRGLEGALSRRIAALEERLLDLLAHIQALLDYPEEGVEPHRAEGTIREALEEVEGLLAQAKASRLAQKGARLALVGAPNAGKSSLLNALLGYERALVSPIPGTTRDYLEAPLELFGIPLVALDTAGVRETEDPLERAGVERALRIAEEADLVLYVADRSVPRPPPPPLPWERVIRVATKADLPPAWGDPAFLSVSSLTGEGMENLKEALKEALLGSGGGEFLLTERQVEALLRAKERLLEALALPEDLMGLALEEALKALSALTGKEVAEEVVARVFQNFCVGK from the coding sequence GTGAACCTCAAGGACCCCATCTGCGCCATCGCCACCCCTCCCGGCAAGGGAGCCATCGGGGTGGTGCGCCTCTCGGGGGAAGGCGCTTTGGAGATCGCCGCCCAAGCCTTCCGGGGGAAGGACCCCAGGCGCTTGAAGGGGGGGCGCTTCACCGTTGGGGAGGTGGTGGACCCCTGGACCGGGGAGACCATAGACCAGGCCCTCCTCCTGGTCTTCCGCGCCCCCCGCTCCTACACCGGGGAGGACCTGGTGGAGTTCCAGACCCACGGTTCCCCAGCGGTCTTGAAGCGGGTGATGGAGGTCCTGGTGGGCCTGGGGGCGAGGCCTGCCGGGCGGGGGGAGTTCACCCTGAGGGCCTATCTGAACGGCAGGCTGGACCTGGCCCAGGCGGAGGCGGTCCTGGCTCTGGTAGAGGCGGAAGGGGAGCTGGCCAGGAGGCAGGCCCTGAGGGGCCTCGAGGGGGCCCTTTCCCGCAGGATCGCCGCCCTGGAGGAGAGGCTTCTGGACCTCCTGGCCCACATCCAGGCCCTCCTGGACTACCCCGAGGAGGGGGTGGAGCCCCACCGGGCGGAAGGGACCATCCGGGAGGCCTTAGAGGAGGTAGAGGGCCTTTTGGCCCAGGCCAAGGCCTCCCGCCTAGCCCAGAAGGGGGCCCGCCTGGCCCTGGTCGGGGCCCCCAACGCCGGGAAAAGCTCCCTCCTGAACGCCCTTTTGGGCTACGAGCGGGCCCTGGTTTCCCCCATCCCCGGCACCACCCGGGACTACCTGGAGGCCCCCCTGGAGCTCTTCGGCATCCCCCTCGTCGCCTTGGACACCGCCGGGGTGCGGGAGACGGAGGACCCCCTGGAAAGGGCCGGGGTGGAGCGGGCCCTCAGGATCGCCGAGGAGGCGGACCTGGTCCTCTACGTGGCCGACCGCTCGGTCCCCAGGCCCCCGCCGCCCCCCCTTCCCTGGGAGCGGGTCATCCGGGTGGCCACCAAGGCCGACCTCCCTCCCGCTTGGGGGGACCCCGCTTTTCTTTCCGTCTCCAGTCTGACGGGGGAGGGGATGGAAAACCTCAAGGAAGCCCTCAAGGAGGCCCTGCTGGGGAGCGGGGGTGGGGAGTTCCTCCTCACGGAAAGGCAGGTGGAGGCCCTCCTTCGGGCCAAGGAGAGGCTCTTGGAGGCCCTTGCCCTCCCCGAAGACCTCATGGGCCTGGCCCTGGAGGAGGCCTTGAAGGCCCTTTCCGCCCTCACGGGCAAGGAGGTGGCCGAGGAGGTGGTGGCCCGGGTCTTCCAGAACTTCTGCGTGGGTAAGTAG
- a CDS encoding type II toxin-antitoxin system HicA family toxin, with protein sequence MPPKTSEVARKLERLGFQLLPRRGKGGHRVYVHPDGRRVVLPMHSGEIPWGLFRAILKQAGITEEEFRQA encoded by the coding sequence ATGCCGCCTAAGACTTCCGAGGTGGCCCGCAAGCTGGAGCGGTTGGGTTTCCAACTCCTGCCGCGAAGAGGTAAGGGCGGGCATAGGGTTTATGTGCACCCAGATGGCCGAAGGGTGGTGTTGCCCATGCACTCCGGGGAGATTCCCTGGGGCCTTTTCCGGGCCATCCTGAAGCAAGCGGGCATCACCGAGGAGGAGTTTCGCCAGGCGTGA
- a CDS encoding pyridoxal phosphate-dependent aminotransferase — translation MRLHPRTEAAKESIFPKMSALAQRLGAVNLGQGFPSSPPPPFLLEAVRRAVGRYDQYAPPAGLPALREALAEEFGVEPEGVVVTSGATEAIYVLLQSLVGPGDEVVVLEPFFDVYLPDAFLAGARARLVRLALTEEGFSLDLEALERAISPRTRLLLLNTPMNPTGLVFGERELMAMAALARRHDLFLVSDEVYDELYYGERPRRLREFAPERTFTVGSAGKRLEATGYRVGWIVGPKDFMPTLAGMRQWTSFSAPSPLQAGVAEALRVARREGFYQALREGYRKRRDLLAGGLRALGLRVYVPQGTYFLMAGLPGWDAFRLVERARVALIPASAFYLEDPPEGLFRFAFCKTEEELSLALERLAPVVNSLA, via the coding sequence ATGCGCCTCCATCCCCGCACCGAGGCCGCCAAAGAGAGCATCTTCCCCAAGATGAGCGCCCTGGCCCAGCGCCTGGGGGCCGTGAACCTGGGCCAGGGGTTTCCCAGTAGCCCTCCCCCTCCCTTCCTCCTCGAGGCCGTGCGCCGGGCGGTGGGCCGCTACGACCAGTACGCCCCCCCGGCGGGGCTTCCCGCCTTAAGGGAGGCCTTGGCGGAGGAGTTTGGCGTGGAGCCCGAGGGCGTGGTGGTCACCTCCGGGGCCACGGAGGCCATCTACGTCCTCCTGCAAAGCCTCGTGGGCCCTGGGGACGAGGTGGTGGTCCTGGAGCCCTTCTTTGACGTCTACCTGCCGGATGCCTTCCTGGCGGGGGCCCGGGCCCGCCTGGTGCGCCTCGCCCTAACCGAGGAGGGCTTCTCCTTGGACCTCGAGGCCCTGGAAAGGGCCATCTCCCCCAGGACCCGCCTCCTTCTCCTCAACACCCCCATGAACCCCACGGGGTTGGTCTTCGGGGAAAGGGAGCTCATGGCCATGGCCGCGCTAGCCAGGAGGCACGACCTCTTCCTGGTCTCCGACGAGGTCTACGACGAGCTCTACTATGGGGAAAGGCCAAGGCGGCTTAGGGAGTTCGCCCCCGAGCGCACCTTCACCGTGGGGAGCGCGGGGAAGCGCCTGGAGGCCACGGGCTACCGGGTGGGCTGGATCGTGGGGCCCAAGGACTTCATGCCCACCCTCGCGGGGATGCGCCAGTGGACGAGCTTCTCCGCCCCCAGCCCCCTCCAGGCCGGGGTAGCGGAGGCCCTGAGGGTGGCGAGGCGGGAGGGCTTCTACCAGGCCTTGAGGGAGGGCTACCGGAAAAGGCGGGACCTCCTGGCCGGGGGGCTTAGGGCCCTGGGGCTCAGGGTTTACGTGCCCCAGGGCACCTACTTCCTCATGGCGGGGCTTCCGGGGTGGGATGCCTTTCGCCTGGTGGAAAGGGCCCGGGTGGCCCTGATCCCCGCCTCGGCCTTCTACCTGGAAGACCCTCCGGAGGGGCTTTTCCGCTTCGCCTTCTGCAAGACCGAGGAGGAGCTCTCCCTCGCCCTCGAGCGCCTGGCCCCTGTGGTAAACTCCCTGGCGTGA